One Agelaius phoeniceus isolate bAgePho1 chromosome 6, bAgePho1.hap1, whole genome shotgun sequence DNA window includes the following coding sequences:
- the LOC143694306 gene encoding mas-related G-protein coupled receptor member A8-like, translating into MEVTTVSPRPASPTEGDHLCEINVTRVAIHSVALLISLCGLAGNGAVCRFLRYLYSSVNSTNGWILMLNFFDFLLLLILFPSTLLFLLEDVSCSIILPLQYVWFLFILPGMSYIFWLFTLTCISILRCRSIHCPLWLCSHRPQHLTWVVLAVLITLITVFATMISLCFLKQSEHCLVSLISVHVFNLLLCAPLMLISSTILFTHFKPGSQKPQLKRLDIVICLIVLFTLPLSLCHFLKDRGYTIVPSQVVFLLACIHSSIKPFIYFLLGSCWRPCSVGSLRLSLQRVFEEPEGNTAHSHDPAMDTVL; encoded by the coding sequence ATGGAGGTGACCACCGTGTCCCCACGTCCTGCCTCACCCACTGAAGGAGATCATCTGTGTGAGATCAATGTTACCAGGGTGGCCATACACAGTGTGGCACTACTCATCAGCCTCTGtgggctggccgggaatggggctGTCTGCCGGTTTCTTCGCTACCTCTATTCATCCGTGAACAGTACCAACGGCTGGATCCTCATGCTGAATTTTTTtgacttcctcctcctcctcattctGTTCCCCTCCACTCTTCTCTTCCTGCTGGAGGATGTGTCCTGTTCTATCATCCTGCCCTTGCAGTATGTGTGGTTTCTTTTCATCCTGCCGGGCATGTCATATATCTTTTGGCTGTTCACACTGACATGCATCAGCATCCTGAGGTGCAGGTCCATCCACTGCCcgctctggctctgctcccaccGTCCCCAGCACCTGACATGGGTGGTGCTTGCCGTGCTCATCACTCTCATCACTGTCTTTGCCACCAtgatttctctgtgttttttgAAGCAATCTGAGCACTGCTTGGTGTCTCTCATCTCCGTGCACGTCTTCAACCTTCTCCTCTGTGCTCCCTTAATGCTCATTTCCAGCACAATCCTCTTCACTCATTTCAAGCCTGGCTCCCAGAAGCCACAACTCAAGAGGCTTGACATTGTTATCTGCCTCATTGTGCTCTTCACTCTGCCCCTCAGCCTCTGCCATTTCCTGAAGGATCGCGGTTACACCATTGTGCCCTCCCAGGTTGTTTTCCTGCTCGCCTGCATccacagcagcatcaaaccCTTCATCTACTtcctgctggggagctgctggaggccctgctctgtggggtcCCTCCGGCTCTCCCTCCAGAGGGTCTTTGAGGAGCCAGAAGGAAACACTGCCCACAGCCATGATCCTGCCATGGACACAGTGCTCTGA